A genome region from Eremothecium cymbalariae DBVPG#7215 chromosome 4, complete sequence includes the following:
- the ADI1 gene encoding acireductone dioxygenase (Ni2+-requiring) (similar to Ashbya gossypii ADR021W), translating to MVQIYVHDNDSKVDFRALHDSGKDVSLERLEKLGVFYKYCESQEEVETIRKQRSYKNRDEVFIRPESFPSIEAYEEKLEIFYKEHLHEDEEIRYILEGGGYFDIRDSTNEEWIRVKVMPGDLLILPPGVYHRFTVTEDNFCRAQRLFKDEPKWEAFNRPDADSLPIHKEYVSSLVA from the coding sequence ATGGTGCAAATTTACGTACACGATAACGATTCAAAGGTGGACTTCAGAGCGTTACATGATAGTGGCAAGGACGTGTCGTTAGAACGACTTGAGAAATTAGGAGTGTTTTACAAATACTGCGAGAGCCaggaagaagttgaaacCATCCGCAAGCAAAGATCATATAAGAATCGGGATGAAGTTTTTATAAGGCCTGAGAGTTTCCCAAGCATTGAAGCTTATGAAGAGAAATTAGAAATTTTTTACAAGGAACATTTgcatgaagatgaagagatcagatatattttagaagGAGGGGGTTACTTCGACATTCGGGATTCTACGAATGAGGAATGGATCCGGGTTAAGGTGATGCCGGGAGATTTGCTAATCCTTCCTCCTGGGGTGTACCATAGGTTTACCGTTACCGAGGATAATTTTTGTAGAGCCCAACGGTTATTTAAGGACGAACCAAAGTGGGAAGCTTTCAACAGACCAGATGCAGATAGTTTGCCAATCCATAAAGAGTATGTGTCTTCGTTAGTTGCTTGA
- the TIR1 gene encoding GPI-anchored mannoprotein (similar to Ashbya gossypii ADR019C) codes for MRTTNAVAATAALLAVASAEDLEPAQVSSIDVVVQDIKSHLTEYVSYAGSNSGLSIPEDVISVYTQVATYTDGSYTSLFSNLNFQEINSAITGLPWYSSRLAPAFASLSPAAATDAPQSSEGSDSSNSGSGVVPAPAPVPVGGGSGSSDSSSSSGSSGSESGSSSESASGSDSAGGAAAAASSSEGSSSGSSSSASATSSATHSNASRNNSSTSNSRAGANNLQVLSTGLGIAAAGIVGLLL; via the coding sequence ATGAGGACTACAAACGCTGTTGCTGCTACAGCTGCTTTACTGGCTGTTGCCTCCGCTGAAGATTTAGAGCCTGCTCAGGTTTCTTCGATCGACGTTGTGGTGCAAGATATCAAGAGTCACTTGACCGAGTACGTTAGTTACGCTGGTTCAAACTCTGGGTTATCTATACCTGAAGATGTTATAAGCGTCTACACTCAAGTGGCTACTTACACTGATGGATCCTACACTTCTTTGTTTAGCAACCTAAACTTCCAGGAAATCAACTCCGCTATTACTGGGTTACCCTGGTACAGCTCTAGATTAGCGCCTGCTTTTGCATCGTTGTCTCCTGCGGCTGCCACTGACGCCCCACAAAGTAGCGAAGGTAGTGATAGCTCTAATTCTGGCTCCGGTGTTGTTCCAGCCCCAGCCCCAGTCCCAGTCGGCGGAGGCAGTGGTTCCTCTGATTCTAGTTCTTCATCCGGTTCATCTGGATCTGAATCCGGTTCAAGCTCTGAATCAGCCTCTGGCTCTGACTctgctggtggtgctgcCGCAGCTGCCAGCTCCTCTGAAGGCTCTTCCTCTGGAAGTAGCTCTTCCGCCTCCGCTACAAGTTCTGCTACACATAGCAACGCCAGCAGAAACAATTCGTCAACCAGCAATTCTAGAGCCGGCGCCAACAACTTGCAAGTCTTATCCACTGGTTTGGGTATTGCCGCCGCTGGTATCGTCGGTTTGTTGTTGTAA